The following are from one region of the Halobellus limi genome:
- a CDS encoding iron-containing alcohol dehydrogenase family protein: MTPTQGFTFDFHPGTIVVGAGCVGRLGDGLDRRGLERAVLVSGRTVGTTAAVVDPIREGLGDRLVAEFPETTPAKTLGTALAGLRLARDRDVDAVVAVGGGSTLDTAKVLAALSSHADGEAVAERALDTGALSVADGGDPLPIVAVPTTLAGADLSDIAGVTLTLDRDALVEEAHESGGVGDPRLMPEALYYDPDLYRTTPASVLAASAMNGFDKGIEMLYSPHATPITDGTAARGLRLLQSGLGTIREEPMDAERLGDVLAGVVNVQYGLAGADGYRASIIHAFGHGFSHGSDVHQGTIHGVLAPYVLRYVFDSVDGRRDLLAEALGVDAANRPPDAVAAGVIDAVAAVRDDLGLPNRLRDVEGVEQARFPEIAAAVADDDLLSVAPEGVDPSVEEIVGILERAW; the protein is encoded by the coding sequence ATGACACCGACCCAGGGCTTCACGTTCGACTTCCACCCCGGAACGATCGTCGTCGGCGCCGGCTGCGTCGGCCGGCTCGGCGACGGACTCGACCGACGCGGGCTGGAGCGCGCGGTGCTCGTGAGCGGCCGGACCGTGGGAACGACGGCGGCGGTCGTCGATCCGATCCGGGAGGGGCTTGGCGACCGACTCGTCGCGGAGTTCCCGGAGACGACGCCGGCGAAGACGCTCGGCACCGCGCTCGCGGGTCTCCGACTGGCCCGCGACCGCGACGTCGACGCGGTCGTCGCCGTCGGCGGCGGGAGCACGCTCGACACGGCGAAGGTCCTCGCCGCGCTCTCCTCGCACGCCGACGGGGAGGCGGTCGCCGAGCGCGCCCTCGACACCGGCGCGCTGTCCGTCGCCGACGGGGGAGACCCGCTCCCGATCGTCGCCGTGCCGACGACGCTCGCCGGGGCGGACCTCTCTGACATCGCGGGCGTGACGCTCACACTCGACCGCGACGCCTTGGTCGAGGAGGCCCACGAGAGCGGGGGCGTCGGCGACCCCCGACTGATGCCCGAGGCGCTGTACTACGATCCGGACCTATACCGGACGACGCCCGCGTCGGTGCTGGCCGCGTCGGCGATGAACGGCTTCGACAAGGGGATCGAGATGCTGTACTCGCCGCACGCGACGCCGATCACCGACGGCACCGCCGCGCGGGGGCTGCGTCTCCTCCAGTCGGGACTCGGGACGATCCGCGAGGAGCCGATGGACGCCGAGCGACTCGGCGACGTCCTGGCCGGCGTCGTGAACGTCCAGTACGGCCTCGCCGGGGCCGATGGATACCGCGCCTCGATCATCCACGCGTTCGGCCACGGCTTCTCGCACGGCTCCGACGTCCACCAGGGCACGATCCACGGCGTCCTCGCCCCGTACGTGCTGCGCTACGTCTTCGACTCCGTCGACGGCAGGCGCGACCTGCTCGCGGAGGCGCTCGGCGTCGACGCCGCGAACCGACCGCCCGACGCCGTCGCGGCGGGCGTCATCGACGCCGTCGCGGCCGTCCGCGACGACCTCGGTCTTCCGAACCGACTCCGCGACGTCGAGGGGGTCGAACAGGCGCGGTTCCCCGAGATCGCGGCGGCCGTGGCCGACGACGACCTGCTCTCTGTCGCGCCCGAGGGCGTCGATCCCTCGGTCGAGGAGATCGTCGGGATCCTCGAACGGGCGTGGTGA
- a CDS encoding molybdenum cofactor guanylyltransferase — MRAALVLAGGRSTRFGDRDKAVADLDGTPMIRRVVDRLAPVVDEVVLNCRADQVDAVADAFSDAPFDPAFAVDRDPDAGPMAGIARGLEAVAAEYTVVVACDMPFVDPDVVEYLFERAAGADAAVPRPDEWYQTTQAVYRTDAMAAACRRALDRGDDRIVAPLDDLEEVVVDADEIRSVGSLDTFENVNTPEEFEAAVERIRTANRE, encoded by the coding sequence ATGCGCGCAGCACTCGTCCTCGCCGGCGGGCGCTCGACCCGCTTCGGCGACCGCGACAAGGCCGTCGCGGACCTCGACGGCACGCCGATGATCCGCCGCGTCGTCGACCGCCTCGCGCCCGTCGTCGACGAGGTGGTACTCAACTGCCGAGCGGACCAGGTCGACGCCGTCGCCGACGCGTTCTCCGACGCCCCGTTCGACCCGGCGTTCGCGGTCGATCGCGACCCCGACGCGGGCCCGATGGCGGGCATCGCCCGCGGACTGGAGGCCGTCGCCGCCGAGTACACCGTCGTCGTCGCCTGCGACATGCCGTTCGTCGACCCCGACGTCGTCGAGTACCTCTTCGAGCGCGCGGCGGGCGCCGACGCCGCGGTCCCCCGCCCCGACGAGTGGTACCAGACGACGCAGGCGGTCTACCGGACCGACGCGATGGCGGCGGCCTGTCGGCGGGCGCTCGACCGGGGGGACGACCGCATCGTCGCGCCGCTCGACGACCTCGAGGAGGTCGTCGTCGACGCCGACGAGATCCGATCGGTCGGCTCGCTGGACACCTTCGAGAACGTCAACACGCCGGAGGAGTTCGAGGCCGCGGTCGAGCGGATTCGGACGGCGAACCGCGAGTAG
- the yqeC gene encoding selenium cofactor biosynthesis protein YqeC, with translation MDLVAALNADAGTTCVVGAGGKKTTLEALATRLDRAIVTATVRIPIFDEWVDGVVVTDEPVDIARERLAAPATRPDGTAAGGWPLGLVPEREREDRYRGYEPDVVDALGELDVPVLVKADGARMRRFKAPDKWEPRLPRTADTVVSIASVHVVGEPLSESLVHRVDEVSKLTGLEPGETIGAADVAEVLASDRGGLKDVPRDATPIPLLNMVDDADLEATAREVAGEIHERADVPRVVLAEMRADDPVVDVV, from the coding sequence ATGGATCTCGTTGCTGCGCTGAACGCCGACGCCGGGACGACCTGCGTGGTCGGTGCCGGCGGCAAGAAGACGACCCTCGAAGCGCTCGCCACGCGGCTCGATCGGGCGATCGTCACCGCGACGGTTCGGATTCCGATCTTCGACGAGTGGGTGGACGGAGTCGTCGTCACCGACGAGCCGGTCGACATAGCCCGCGAGCGACTGGCGGCCCCCGCGACCCGGCCGGACGGAACGGCGGCCGGCGGGTGGCCGCTCGGTCTCGTCCCCGAGCGGGAGCGCGAGGATCGGTATCGGGGGTACGAGCCGGACGTCGTCGACGCGCTCGGCGAGTTGGACGTGCCCGTCCTCGTGAAGGCCGACGGCGCCCGGATGCGGCGCTTCAAAGCGCCCGACAAGTGGGAGCCGCGGCTCCCCAGAACAGCGGACACGGTGGTGTCGATCGCGAGCGTCCACGTGGTCGGCGAACCGCTCTCGGAGTCGCTCGTGCACCGGGTCGACGAGGTGTCGAAACTCACGGGGCTGGAGCCCGGCGAAACGATCGGAGCGGCGGACGTCGCCGAGGTGCTCGCGAGCGACCGCGGCGGTCTCAAGGACGTCCCCCGGGACGCGACGCCGATCCCGTTGCTCAACATGGTCGACGACGCCGACCTCGAAGCGACGGCCCGGGAGGTCGCAGGCGAGATCCACGAGCGCGCGGACGTCCCGCGGGTCGTCCTCGCGGAGATGCGCGCGGACGATCCCGTCGTCGACGTCGTCTGA
- a CDS encoding CBS domain-containing protein — protein MSTTQTLVRDVMSTPLVTISPKATLVEAAARMREENVSALLVPTTELAIVTSTDVLDAVAAERDPAAVTVADVMTESVETVPPDLRLTEAAAMMENFGISHLPVVDDDLVGMVSSTDITAQHT, from the coding sequence ATGTCAACCACGCAGACGCTGGTGCGAGACGTGATGTCGACGCCGCTCGTGACGATCAGCCCCAAGGCGACGCTCGTGGAGGCGGCGGCGCGGATGCGCGAGGAGAACGTCAGCGCCCTGCTCGTCCCGACGACCGAACTCGCGATCGTCACCAGCACGGACGTGCTCGACGCGGTCGCCGCCGAGCGCGACCCGGCGGCGGTGACGGTCGCCGACGTGATGACCGAATCGGTCGAGACGGTGCCGCCGGACCTCCGACTCACCGAGGCGGCCGCGATGATGGAGAACTTCGGGATCAGTCACCTGCCGGTCGTCGACGACGACCTCGTCGGGATGGTCTCCTCGACCGACATCACCGCACAGCACACCTGA
- the epsC gene encoding serine O-acetyltransferase EpsC, whose amino-acid sequence MDYRYAGDAHERLFASYQEDSDPFPTSVTACFPDRDHRREEVAILQELFFPTCWNAPELVRDELAVLDRLDELGSLFKAGICPYTDSRPDETVAAVLDSLPRIRELLKLDVEAAYKGDPAAKTYMEIIRSYPGFLAIAVQRVAHVLYGLDAAEYARELTEYAKTQTGIDIHPGAEIGEHFFIDHGTSVVIGETATVGEWVRLYQDVTLGALHFEEEEGDEHALKKGYKRHPDIGDHVVIGAGTKVLGAVTVGDHVSIGANSWITEDVDDHTKVFIKDHPTQERKRYD is encoded by the coding sequence ATGGACTATCGATACGCCGGCGACGCCCACGAACGACTGTTCGCCTCGTATCAGGAGGACTCCGACCCGTTTCCGACGAGCGTGACGGCGTGCTTCCCGGATCGGGATCACCGCCGCGAGGAGGTCGCGATCCTCCAGGAGCTGTTCTTCCCGACGTGCTGGAACGCGCCGGAACTCGTCCGCGACGAACTGGCGGTGCTGGATCGCCTCGACGAGCTCGGGAGCCTGTTCAAGGCCGGCATCTGCCCGTACACGGACAGCCGACCGGACGAGACGGTGGCCGCGGTGCTCGACAGCCTGCCCCGAATCCGCGAGCTCCTCAAGCTCGACGTCGAGGCCGCGTATAAGGGCGATCCGGCGGCGAAGACGTACATGGAGATCATCCGGTCGTACCCGGGGTTCCTGGCGATCGCGGTCCAGCGCGTCGCGCACGTGCTCTACGGCCTCGATGCAGCCGAGTACGCGCGGGAGCTCACCGAGTACGCGAAGACCCAGACCGGCATCGACATCCACCCGGGCGCGGAGATCGGCGAGCACTTCTTCATCGACCACGGGACGAGCGTCGTCATCGGCGAGACGGCGACCGTCGGCGAGTGGGTGCGGCTGTACCAGGACGTGACGCTCGGCGCGCTCCACTTCGAGGAGGAGGAGGGCGACGAGCACGCGCTGAAGAAGGGGTACAAGCGCCACCCCGACATCGGCGATCACGTCGTCATCGGCGCCGGCACCAAAGTGCTCGGAGCGGTGACCGTCGGCGACCACGTGAGCATCGGCGCGAACTCCTGGATCACGGAGGACGTCGACGACCACACGAAGGTGTTCATCAAGGACCACCCGACGCAGGAGCGCAAGCGGTACGATTGA
- a CDS encoding DUF1684 domain-containing protein, with product MSTHDDGDWQTAIERNRERKERYFRENQRSPIPPDLRGEAFPGLAYYDVDPDYRFELELHRYDDPETVTVETTADGEQTYRRVGQFRFEVDGTEVTLDAFEPTDGSDRLWVPFRDATSGDETYGAGRYIDLEPAEDRREDGTWILDLNRAYNPTCAYNPAYECPLVPASNWLDVPVEAGERDFPVDVHDPE from the coding sequence ATGAGCACACACGACGACGGCGACTGGCAGACGGCGATCGAACGGAACCGCGAACGGAAGGAACGGTACTTCCGCGAGAACCAGCGCTCGCCGATCCCGCCCGACCTGCGGGGCGAGGCCTTCCCCGGCCTCGCGTACTACGACGTCGATCCGGACTACCGGTTCGAACTCGAACTCCACCGGTACGACGACCCCGAGACGGTCACCGTCGAGACGACGGCCGACGGCGAACAGACGTACCGTCGCGTGGGCCAGTTCCGGTTCGAGGTCGACGGTACCGAGGTCACCCTGGACGCGTTCGAGCCGACCGACGGGAGCGATCGGCTGTGGGTCCCGTTCCGCGACGCGACCAGCGGCGACGAGACGTACGGCGCCGGGCGATACATCGACCTCGAACCCGCCGAGGACCGCCGCGAGGACGGGACCTGGATCCTCGATCTCAACCGCGCGTACAACCCGACCTGCGCGTACAACCCCGCGTACGAGTGTCCGCTCGTCCCGGCGTCGAACTGGCTGGACGTCCCCGTCGAGGCCGGCGAACGCGACTTCCCGGTCGATGTCCACGACCCCGAGTAA
- a CDS encoding BGTF surface domain-containing protein, whose translation MRSRHRGAVLALVVVASALAPAALAAPVAADPSVSVDHDGDRVTVANGTAQVVNGTADAPVGTEILVRVRSSGDTEPAFLKTATGVVTENGTWAVAFDFERQRAGDTFDLTARFENGSAEANVEGEIVACGGGCAEATPSGTPTPIPEQTRTQTRTASPSAPVAFGENVFLVDAGGVAAIPVSFDGQGANGETDEAVVVLGNESESNYELEAVVSDDDGDGGAVLYVDTALAGRGDGTLSTSGGDSVRVESETSLDSMLDPADYDVSLYAGSERTGEPDDVGSLVVQTATTRTATGTAEPATAGGGETGTNGLGLGPLAVSGVVSGAFLVGGAVLAAVLLRG comes from the coding sequence ATGCGTAGCCGTCACCGCGGCGCGGTGCTGGCGCTCGTCGTCGTGGCGTCCGCGCTCGCACCGGCGGCGCTGGCGGCTCCCGTCGCGGCTGATCCGAGCGTGAGCGTCGACCACGACGGGGACCGCGTGACGGTCGCGAACGGGACCGCACAGGTCGTGAACGGGACGGCCGACGCGCCGGTCGGGACCGAGATCCTCGTCCGCGTCCGCTCTTCGGGCGACACCGAACCGGCGTTCCTCAAGACGGCGACCGGCGTCGTGACCGAGAACGGGACCTGGGCCGTGGCGTTCGACTTCGAGAGACAGCGGGCCGGTGACACGTTCGACCTGACGGCGCGGTTCGAGAACGGCTCCGCCGAGGCGAACGTCGAGGGTGAGATCGTCGCCTGCGGCGGGGGCTGTGCGGAGGCGACGCCCAGCGGTACGCCGACGCCGATCCCCGAACAGACGCGGACGCAGACGCGGACCGCGAGCCCGTCCGCGCCGGTCGCGTTCGGCGAGAACGTCTTCCTCGTCGACGCCGGCGGCGTGGCGGCGATCCCGGTGTCGTTCGACGGGCAGGGCGCGAACGGGGAGACCGACGAGGCGGTCGTCGTCCTCGGAAACGAGAGCGAGTCGAACTACGAACTCGAAGCCGTCGTCAGCGACGACGACGGCGACGGCGGGGCCGTCCTCTACGTCGACACCGCCCTGGCCGGTCGCGGCGACGGGACGCTGAGCACCTCCGGCGGCGACAGCGTCCGGGTCGAGTCGGAGACGTCGCTCGACTCGATGTTGGATCCCGCAGACTACGACGTCTCGCTGTACGCGGGCAGCGAGCGGACGGGCGAACCGGACGACGTCGGCAGCCTCGTGGTGCAGACGGCGACGACCCGGACGGCGACGGGGACGGCGGAACCGGCGACGGCCGGCGGAGGCGAGACCGGGACGAACGGCCTCGGTCTCGGACCGCTCGCGGTCAGCGGCGTCGTCAGCGGCGCCTTCCTCGTCGGCGGCGCGGTCCTGGCGGCGGTGCTCCTCAGGGGGTGA
- a CDS encoding S8 family serine peptidase: protein MRSDRSDGAGFRVSRRRAVAIGGAAAASVLAGGVPIPGGIGRRADSAPREGDPESIDRIHDAGITGDGVGVAVLDPTGFDPTHADLTGTVEEIRQFGPERAIVDGTSHGTAAAASVTRLAPSVSLSLASFRRTDEFLEAIDWARRRSADVILTPVAAHGTVATPRSDVFRAARRAVEAGCTFVAPTGNAALGHWQGPYGTLSPGGSGGHRRLRIRGRSGSDDDTVAGRFVAWLVVGPTIEIDLTLALLRSVDDGERWNLVSLSQPTASRIGQRLTADLADGEYALVVRPASPTEGPTNGGAGREVEPTGRVEVTTPTHTLSSPRPLGSIAVPASVPGVVGVGGISAPGGTDEGPRADASDGPTTGEVSPHSGRGPTASGAVGVDVVAPPVPWVGAGDPGTSAAASRTAGAAALVLDAASGLAPRDVAGILRASAGDTGRRGRDLAAGSGRLDVVAAVQRARAR from the coding sequence GTGAGGAGCGATCGATCCGACGGGGCCGGATTCCGGGTCAGCCGCCGACGAGCGGTCGCGATCGGCGGGGCGGCGGCCGCGAGCGTCCTCGCCGGGGGCGTGCCGATCCCCGGCGGGATCGGCCGACGCGCGGACTCCGCCCCTCGCGAGGGGGACCCCGAGTCGATCGACCGGATTCACGACGCGGGGATCACGGGCGACGGCGTCGGGGTCGCGGTCCTCGATCCCACCGGGTTCGATCCGACCCACGCGGATCTGACGGGCACCGTCGAGGAGATCCGGCAGTTCGGCCCCGAACGCGCCATCGTCGACGGAACCAGCCACGGGACCGCCGCGGCGGCGTCGGTGACGCGGCTCGCACCGTCGGTGAGCCTCTCGCTCGCGTCGTTTCGCCGCACCGACGAGTTCCTCGAGGCGATCGACTGGGCGCGCCGCCGGTCGGCGGACGTGATACTGACGCCGGTCGCGGCGCACGGAACGGTGGCGACACCGCGATCCGACGTGTTCCGTGCCGCCCGCCGCGCGGTCGAGGCCGGCTGCACGTTCGTCGCTCCCACCGGGAACGCGGCGCTCGGCCACTGGCAGGGGCCGTACGGGACGCTCTCACCCGGCGGCTCCGGAGGCCACCGGCGGCTCCGGATCCGGGGCCGGTCGGGATCGGACGACGACACCGTCGCCGGCCGCTTCGTCGCCTGGCTCGTCGTCGGGCCGACGATCGAGATCGACCTCACGCTCGCGCTCCTGCGCTCGGTCGACGACGGCGAGCGCTGGAACCTCGTGTCCCTCTCGCAACCGACGGCGTCGCGGATCGGGCAACGCCTGACCGCGGACCTCGCCGACGGTGAGTACGCCCTCGTCGTCCGGCCGGCGAGTCCGACTGAGGGACCGACGAACGGCGGGGCCGGGCGGGAAGTAGAGCCGACGGGCCGCGTCGAGGTGACGACGCCGACGCACACGCTCTCGTCGCCTCGCCCCCTCGGCAGCATCGCCGTCCCCGCGAGCGTCCCCGGCGTCGTCGGCGTCGGCGGTATCAGCGCACCCGGGGGGACGGACGAGGGGCCGCGCGCGGACGCCTCGGACGGGCCGACGACCGGTGAGGTCTCGCCACACAGCGGCCGCGGACCGACCGCGAGCGGTGCCGTCGGCGTCGACGTCGTCGCACCCCCGGTCCCGTGGGTCGGTGCCGGCGACCCCGGCACCTCGGCCGCCGCGTCGCGGACCGCCGGCGCTGCCGCTCTCGTTCTCGACGCCGCCTCGGGGCTGGCCCCGCGCGACGTGGCCGGTATCCTCCGTGCGTCCGCCGGCGATACCGGTCGTCGCGGGCGCGATCTCGCCGCGGGGTCGGGGCGACTCGACGTCGTCGCCGCGGTGCAGCGTGCGCGCGCCAGGTGA
- a CDS encoding ArsR/SmtB family transcription factor, whose product MSSPIARLGDRTRSPDAEPAVVDVAADDAGELVDALSSETARELFSALHDDPAPPSELARDLDTSVQNVHYHLSKLRTAGVVESVGTRLSEKGNEMTVYGPAADPIVLVGSSSSTQRDTLRRSLSDWATGVTVLALSSLAVQVTAERFLGGSAASLFEPASLGVADGNSLLRGVLLLSEPGLLFFLGGLLVFVAVGLSGKPDH is encoded by the coding sequence ATGTCCTCCCCGATCGCCCGGCTGGGAGACCGAACGCGGTCGCCGGACGCCGAACCGGCGGTCGTCGACGTCGCCGCCGACGACGCCGGTGAACTGGTCGACGCGCTGAGCTCCGAGACGGCCCGCGAGCTGTTCAGCGCGCTCCACGACGATCCGGCCCCACCGTCGGAACTGGCCCGCGACCTCGACACGTCGGTCCAGAACGTCCACTACCACCTCTCGAAGCTCCGGACGGCCGGCGTCGTCGAATCGGTGGGCACGCGCCTCTCCGAGAAGGGCAACGAGATGACCGTCTACGGCCCGGCGGCCGACCCGATCGTCCTCGTCGGATCGTCCTCGTCGACGCAGCGAGACACCCTCCGCCGGTCCCTCTCCGATTGGGCCACCGGCGTGACCGTCCTCGCGCTGTCGAGTCTCGCCGTTCAGGTCACCGCCGAGCGGTTCCTGGGCGGCTCGGCGGCGTCGCTCTTCGAACCGGCGAGCCTCGGCGTCGCAGACGGCAACTCGCTCCTGCGGGGCGTCCTCCTCCTCTCGGAGCCCGGACTGCTCTTCTTCCTCGGCGGGCTCCTCGTCTTCGTCGCGGTCGGCCTCTCGGGCAAACCAGATCACTGA